A region from the Bacteroidia bacterium genome encodes:
- a CDS encoding YifB family Mg chelatase-like AAA ATPase encodes MLVKAYASAVHGINATTITVEVNATQGMKYYLVGLPDNAVKESLQRIESALKTNGYRRPGQKLIINLAPADLRKEGSAYDLPLAIGILAASGQINGDKLKDYVIMGELSLDGSLQPIKGALPISIQAKEEGFKGFILPETNAREAAVVNGLEVYGVNNLKEVIDFFEDKSELKPVIVNTREEFYNNYDKYDFDFADVKGQESVKRALEIAAAGGHNIIMIGPPGAGKTMLAKRIPTILPPLTLQEALETTKIHSVAGKIEKDTSLMTRRPFRSPHHTISDVALVGGGTFPQPGEISLAHNGVLFLDELPEFKRTVLEVMRQPLEDRVVTISRAKFTVEYPASFMLVSSMNPCPCGFYNHPEKECVCSPGVVQKYLSRISGPLLDRIDIHLEVVPVPFEKLTSEQQKSETSASVRERVITARKIQEDRFKDISGIHSNSQMNSKLFHQYCKIDTAGTELLKNAMTRLGLSARAYDRILKVSRTIADLENEINIKTHHLAEAIQYRSLDREGWAG; translated from the coding sequence ATGCTTGTTAAAGCTTATGCAAGTGCTGTTCATGGCATAAATGCCACTACCATTACTGTTGAGGTGAATGCAACTCAAGGAATGAAATATTATTTAGTCGGGCTTCCTGATAATGCAGTTAAAGAAAGCTTACAAAGAATTGAATCGGCATTAAAAACTAATGGCTATAGAAGACCTGGACAAAAACTTATAATAAATTTAGCTCCTGCAGATTTACGTAAAGAAGGTTCTGCATATGACTTACCTCTAGCAATTGGAATTCTAGCAGCATCTGGACAAATTAATGGCGATAAGCTAAAAGATTACGTTATTATGGGCGAACTTTCTTTGGATGGAAGTTTACAACCAATAAAAGGAGCTTTACCCATATCTATTCAAGCAAAAGAAGAAGGATTTAAAGGATTTATTTTACCCGAAACAAATGCTCGTGAAGCTGCTGTAGTTAACGGTTTAGAAGTTTATGGTGTAAATAATCTTAAAGAAGTTATTGATTTTTTTGAAGATAAAAGTGAGTTAAAACCTGTTATTGTAAATACTCGTGAAGAATTTTATAATAATTACGATAAATATGATTTCGATTTTGCAGATGTGAAAGGTCAGGAATCTGTGAAACGTGCTTTGGAGATTGCAGCTGCAGGTGGTCATAACATTATAATGATAGGACCTCCGGGTGCTGGCAAAACAATGCTAGCTAAAAGAATTCCAACAATACTTCCACCACTTACTTTACAAGAAGCTTTAGAAACCACAAAAATTCATTCTGTTGCAGGAAAAATAGAGAAAGATACTTCTCTAATGACAAGAAGACCTTTTCGTTCACCACACCACACAATTTCGGATGTAGCCCTCGTTGGTGGAGGTACTTTTCCACAACCAGGGGAAATTTCGTTAGCACATAACGGTGTTTTATTTTTAGATGAATTACCAGAATTTAAAAGAACTGTACTTGAAGTAATGCGTCAGCCACTTGAAGACAGGGTTGTAACAATAAGCCGTGCAAAATTCACAGTTGAATATCCTGCAAGTTTTATGCTTGTTTCTTCAATGAATCCTTGTCCGTGTGGATTTTACAATCACCCTGAAAAAGAATGTGTTTGTTCGCCTGGTGTTGTGCAAAAATATTTAAGCAGAATTTCTGGTCCGCTTTTAGACAGGATAGATATTCATTTAGAAGTTGTACCTGTACCATTTGAAAAATTAACTTCAGAACAACAAAAAAGTGAAACAAGTGCTTCTGTTCGGGAACGTGTTATAACAGCGCGTAAAATTCAGGAAGATCGTTTTAAAGATATATCCGGAATTCATAGTAATTCACAAATGAACTCCAAATTATTTCATCAATACTGCAAAATAGATACAGCAGGAACCGAATTACTAAAAAATGCTATGACTCGACTAGGATTATCGGCTCGTGCCTATGATAGAATATTAAAAGTTTCAAGAACAATTGCTGATTTAGAAAACGAAATAAATATAAAAACACATCACCTTGCTGAAGCTATTCAATACAGAAGCCTTGACAGGGAAGGATGGGCTGGTTAA
- a CDS encoding OmpA family protein: MKTIYLLAMLCFFSILAFSQGSQPVVLISGKVVNERSMEPLEARVIWELLPDGTEAGIARTDPSNGEYKIILPFGKKYGYMAMAEGFYSVTKNLDVTDLKEYTEIEEQNLFMAPVMESQVVRINNLFFKKKSAEFEKESYPELNRFVEFLKVNKKITIEIQGHTDNKGEPAENMTLSEKQAQAVADYCISKGIKAERLTVKGFGQTRPIGFNKDEEGRAMNRRIEFKVITTGK, translated from the coding sequence ATGAAAACAATATACCTTCTAGCAATGCTCTGTTTTTTTTCAATCCTTGCATTTTCGCAAGGAAGCCAACCTGTTGTTCTCATTTCTGGTAAAGTAGTAAACGAAAGAAGTATGGAGCCACTTGAAGCCAGAGTAATTTGGGAGCTATTACCAGATGGAACCGAAGCTGGCATTGCCCGTACTGACCCTTCAAACGGAGAATATAAAATAATACTTCCTTTCGGTAAAAAATATGGATATATGGCAATGGCTGAAGGTTTTTACTCTGTAACAAAAAATCTTGACGTAACCGACCTTAAAGAATATACCGAAATTGAAGAACAAAATTTATTTATGGCACCTGTTATGGAATCACAGGTAGTTAGAATTAATAACTTATTCTTTAAAAAGAAATCTGCAGAATTTGAAAAAGAATCGTATCCTGAACTTAATCGCTTTGTTGAATTTTTAAAAGTAAACAAAAAAATAACAATAGAAATTCAAGGGCATACAGATAATAAAGGAGAACCTGCAGAAAACATGACACTCTCAGAAAAACAAGCCCAGGCAGTTGCTGATTATTGTATCTCAAAAGGAATAAAAGCAGAAAGATTAACAGTTAAAGGATTCGGACAAACCCGTCCCATTGGCTTTAATAAAGATGAAGAGGGTCGTGCAATGAATCGTCGTATAGAATTTAAGGTTATAACAACAGGCAAATAG